DNA from Phocoena phocoena chromosome 1, mPhoPho1.1, whole genome shotgun sequence:
CCCAAGATGCTGGTTGACCTGCTGGCCCAGAAGAAGACCATCTCCTTCCTGGGCTGTGCCATCCAAATGTTtaccttcctcttcctcatctgCTCTCACTCCTTCCTGCTGGCAGCCATGGGTTATGATCGTTATGTGGCCATCTGTAACCCTCTGCATTACACAGTGCTCATGGGTTATGGGGGGTGTTTGGGACTTGTGGCGGCTGCCTGTGCCTGTGGCTTCACTGTCTCAGTGGTCATCACCTCCCTGATATTTGGCCTGCCATTCCACTCCAACCATCTCCATCACTACTTCTGTGATATCTCTCCTGTCCTCAAGCTGGCATCTCATCACTCTCACCTCAGTCAGTTGGTCATATTCATGCTTGGTGTGTTTGTCTTGGTTATTCCACTGTTACTTATCCTGGTCTCCTATATCCACGTCATCTCTGCCATTCTAAAAATCCCATCCTCTGTTGGAAGATACAAAGCTTTCTCTACTTGTGCCTCCCATCTCATTGTGGTAACTGTTCATTATGGTTGTGCCTCTTTCATCTACTTAAGGCCCAAATCCAATTACTCTTCAAGTCAAGACACCCTAATATCTGTGTCTTATACCATCCTCACTCCATTGTTCAATCCAATGATTTACAGTCTGAGAAGTAAGGAATTCAAATCAGCCCTTTGAAGAACAATGGTCCAGACTTCATGTCCTACTAATTAAAGAGCCAATTTTTCACTATTCAGTTAACTGTATGCATTTTATGTGCCAGGTAACACGTGTGCTTTCACACAGTTTCTCATTTAAGTGTAGAACTCACACTGTACCATAAAGATCTTTTACATATTAGGAgaataaggctcagagaagttaagataTTTTGAGTTTCTACCATCAGTGATCTCTACGAAGGTTATGCAAATGTAGGAAAGAATTACTCATTTATGGAAGAaaaatttcattatatttcaCTGCTGCAAAATTTGATTATTCAAAACCATATATGTCAACAGAGGAGAGCAAAGATACATACAAGTTCTctgaaacagaataaaggaaacctcatttaaaaaaaattttttttggccttgcctcacggcttgtgggatttttgttccctgactagggattgaacccaggcccttggcagggaGAGTGCGGttccctaaccactggaccaccagggaattcccaaggaatCTCATTTTTtgactgaagtatagttaatttacaatgttgtgttatcttcaggtgtacagcaaagtgattcaattatatattgtGTTGGTCAAAacgttcgttcaggtttttctgtacgatgttttatatatatatacatatatatttaagtaatatatattatataatttcagatttttcccatatagattattacaaaatattgatagttctctgtgctatacactaggtccttgttggttatctttttatatacagtagtgtgtatatgttaatcccaacctcctaatttatccctcccctttcccttttgataacaataactttgttttctgtgtctgtgagtctgtttctgttctgtaagttcatttgtatcatttttttagattccacatacaagtgatgtcatatgatatttgtatttctctgacttacttcacttagtatgataatctctaggtccatctatttTGCTGcgaatggcgttatttcattcttttttatggatgagtagtgttacattgtatatatgtaccacatcttctctatccattcatctgttgttggactattaggttgcttccatgtcttggctattgtaaatagagctgctatgaacatgggggtgcatgtttcttttcaaattttgggtttctctggatatatgccacaGGGTGGGATCgcaggatcatatggtatgtctatattttgttttttaagaaacttccatactgttctccatagaggctgtagcagtttacattcccaccaatagtgtaggagagaaatctcatttaaaatgggttggacagggcttccctggtggtgcagtggttgagagtccgcctgacgatgcaggggacatgggttcgtgccctggtctgggaagatcctacatgccgcggagcggctaggcccgtgagccatggccactgagcctgagtgtccggagcctgtgctctgcaacgggagaggccacaacagtaagaagccgcgtaccgcgaaaaaaaaaaaaaaaaaaaaaaaaaatgggttggacaataaatgttggagagggtgtggagaaaagggaaccttcttgcactgttggtgggaatgtaaattgatacagccactatggagaacagtatggagattccttaaaaaactaaaaatagaactaccatacgacccagcaatcccactactgggcatataccccgagaaaaccataattcaaaaagagtcatgtaccacaatgttcattgcagctttatttacaatagccaggtcatggaagcaacctaagtgcccgtagacagatgaatggacaaagaagatgtggcacatatatacaatggaatattactcagccataaaaagaaacaaaattgagttatttgtagtgaggtggatggacctagagcccatcatacagagtgaagtaagtcagaaagagaaaaacaaataccatatgctaacacatatatatggaatctaaaaaaaaataaataaataaaaataaaatgggctgGAGGCCAGAAGTGAGAGTCTTCACACACGACAACTTGACATCAATTACAGACCCCTATAGAAAGGCAGCAACTACAGACCCCAATAGGAAGAATTCTCATTGCCCGGCAACAAGCACAGCCGAAGGGAAGTGCTGCACTGTTCTAAACTCTTATTTTCCTTCAATGTAATTTCATTCGAAACAACCCCTTCCAACTTCCACTCTTTTCTGTACAAAGTAATGTTTAACTCATTTGTTTGTTAGACTTGCCTATAGTTTTTGCTATAGCATGCTTGTCCTAAATTGCAGTTCTCTGCTATTCTCAAATAAACCCATCATGCTGGTAAAATAACcggctgctttattttttaagacaacACTGTCTAGTTCCATGGAACAGTAGAAGATAACCTGATTGTCTATCCTTACCCCTTCtcctagcaatttttttttttcatgaagaaaACAGGCAATCTTGGTACCCTGAACTCAGCAGCTATCCTTGGTGGCCCTTTTTGGTCCCTGATCCACCCACCTCGACCTACATATTGAAATGTCTTTGCTTACCTTGGGattgttttgttcttcctttgtttgAGTTTGGAACCTCATTATAGAGTCTCCTTCCTATATGTATGCATTTCCTTCCCATACTCTCCTGTCTTCGCCCCCACGTTCACTCCATGCACATCATACTTATTGCTTCTCTTCCAGGAAACTACTAACACTGCATAATTGCTGAAGTATCTCAGGTAATCTAAGCAAAAGGATTGAGACAATATAATAAGGTAGAGAGCTAGTCTTCCCTAATGACTAGAAAATCTGCAGAAATGCAttcaatgggggcttccctggtggcgcagtggttgagaatctgcctgctaatgcaagggacacgggttcgagccctggtctggga
Protein-coding regions in this window:
- the LOC136130690 gene encoding olfactory receptor 10K1-like, giving the protein MEWVNETSVREFFFLDFSSLAELQQLLFVVFLLLYLFMLGTNAIIISTIVLDRALHTPMYFFLGVLSCSETCYTFIIIPKMLVDLLAQKKTISFLGCAIQMFTFLFLICSHSFLLAAMGYDRYVAICNPLHYTVLMGYGGCLGLVAAACACGFTVSVVITSLIFGLPFHSNHLHHYFCDISPVLKLASHHSHLSQLVIFMLGVFVLVIPLLLILVSYIHVISAILKIPSSVGRYKAFSTCASHLIVVTVHYGCASFIYLRPKSNYSSSQDTLISVSYTILTPLFNPMIYSLRSKEFKSAL